In a genomic window of Occallatibacter riparius:
- a CDS encoding DUF1553 domain-containing protein, with protein MRLGSLALVAILLAGCHSSSNQTAGRSLDFNQDVQPILAARCFACHGPDPEMRKAGLRLDLAEYAMKKRQGRPDAIVPGHPEKSELIKRIESHDPHYLMPQTQQGDAKPMSAGEIATLKEWIREGAVYRPHWSFEVPTRPGLPKAESHADWPRNPIDNFLLARMEKAGLERSPEADRATLIRRVTLDLTGLLPTPDEVQAFANDKSADAYERLVDRLLAKPTFGEQRARYWLDYARYADTYGLHYDNSRHIWPYRDYVIRSFNGNKPFDQFATEQIAGDLLPAKDLDPLIASGYVRVGESSNEGGTIPEELRFNIARDRTEAYGAAFMGLTVGCAVCHDHKFDPTTQKDFYSLSAFFNNIDEKPFNNDRPVWTPVVRIPKPENREAYDRVYARRSELLAQLRSMRLNERNLVREWLASHKDAPQAVSTDKLLIRLRLDEGNGDVLHNSAPNANPGTFKATMVAPQWGETTWLWPGFRMQSNTRVVLDHSGDFEGNQAFSAGGWFMFRSAPYFAVDDKPGAMVSKMDAAQHNRGWDLTVRNGIITVELINSSPKDAKDKKHPDEKEAFHYPSPQNLTKQELATYKPPKKEEHKKKEEKKKEEPKAKKKEPPPDTTPLVAIRVATVKALPTDGEWRHIFFTYDGSGHAAGVRVFVDGKAAATEVETDTLNGQSIRTTAPMQLGWRSPDANPAKELRYQDIRLYGRALEQNEVRRLPFEDYVAEIAARPVSQWTEDQWHVASEFYLNNIDPSFRASFTEMHALDAQLDQLSAGGDVTQVAWEKPTLAYAAVLERGNYAARTERVEANTPHYLPSLPADLPHNRLALARWTVNKDNPLTARVTVNRMWYELFGTGIVETTEDFGIMGQPPTNPELLDWLAVEFRESGWNVKHMYKLMVMSAAYRQSAKSTPAQLAKDPRNLLLSHGPRFRMDAEMLRDVALQSGDLLVDRIGGPSVKPYQPANVWEQVSYPTSDTLVYVQDHGAALYRRSMYTYWKRMASPPSMDAFDAPVRDTVCTRRQRTDTPLQALVTMNDVQWVEAARGLAERVIREAGPGTEARIDRMSEILLAHDPQPQALAVLKTSLGEMEKHYGADPKAAHALVHEGESKPAANIPEPELAAWTMIANEMLNLDEMLNK; from the coding sequence GTGCGGCTCGGAAGCCTGGCCCTCGTCGCGATCCTATTAGCGGGCTGCCATAGTTCCTCAAATCAGACAGCCGGCCGCTCACTCGATTTCAACCAGGACGTTCAACCCATCCTGGCCGCTCGCTGCTTCGCCTGTCATGGGCCTGATCCGGAGATGCGCAAGGCAGGCCTGCGACTGGATTTGGCTGAGTATGCGATGAAGAAGCGGCAGGGACGGCCCGATGCGATCGTCCCGGGCCATCCTGAGAAGAGCGAGCTGATCAAGCGCATCGAGTCGCACGATCCGCATTACCTGATGCCACAGACGCAGCAAGGTGATGCCAAGCCGATGAGCGCGGGCGAGATCGCTACCCTGAAGGAGTGGATCCGCGAAGGCGCCGTCTATCGTCCGCATTGGTCGTTCGAGGTTCCCACACGGCCAGGACTGCCCAAGGCGGAATCGCACGCGGACTGGCCCCGCAATCCGATCGACAACTTCCTTCTTGCAAGGATGGAAAAGGCGGGTCTGGAGCGGTCGCCGGAGGCCGACAGAGCAACGCTGATCCGGCGTGTGACACTCGACCTTACGGGGCTGCTGCCTACGCCGGACGAGGTGCAAGCCTTCGCCAATGACAAATCGGCCGATGCTTACGAGCGTCTGGTGGACAGGCTGCTGGCGAAGCCGACGTTCGGGGAACAACGCGCGCGCTACTGGCTGGACTATGCGCGCTACGCGGATACGTATGGGCTGCACTACGACAATAGCCGGCACATCTGGCCCTATCGCGATTACGTGATCCGCTCGTTCAACGGCAACAAGCCGTTCGATCAGTTCGCCACCGAGCAGATTGCGGGCGATCTGCTGCCGGCTAAGGACCTCGATCCGCTGATTGCCAGTGGCTACGTGCGCGTGGGCGAAAGCAGCAACGAAGGTGGAACGATTCCTGAAGAGCTGCGCTTCAATATCGCGCGAGATCGTACCGAGGCGTATGGCGCCGCATTCATGGGCCTTACTGTCGGATGCGCAGTCTGCCACGATCACAAATTCGATCCGACTACGCAGAAGGATTTTTATTCACTCAGCGCGTTCTTCAACAACATTGATGAGAAGCCATTCAATAATGACCGCCCGGTATGGACGCCGGTGGTGCGGATTCCCAAACCGGAGAATCGCGAGGCATACGATCGCGTGTATGCACGTCGATCGGAGCTGCTTGCGCAACTTCGTTCAATGCGGCTGAACGAGCGGAACCTCGTCCGGGAGTGGCTGGCATCGCACAAGGACGCGCCGCAGGCAGTCTCGACTGACAAGCTGCTCATCCGGCTGCGCTTGGATGAAGGCAATGGAGATGTGCTGCACAACAGCGCTCCCAACGCGAACCCCGGAACTTTCAAGGCAACGATGGTGGCTCCGCAGTGGGGCGAGACGACGTGGCTATGGCCAGGTTTCCGCATGCAATCTAACACGCGAGTGGTGCTCGACCACTCAGGGGATTTCGAGGGGAACCAGGCATTCTCCGCGGGTGGCTGGTTCATGTTCCGCTCCGCACCGTATTTCGCAGTCGACGACAAGCCGGGCGCGATGGTGTCGAAGATGGATGCGGCACAGCATAACCGCGGGTGGGATCTGACTGTGCGCAACGGCATCATCACCGTCGAGCTGATCAACTCGTCGCCGAAGGACGCGAAGGACAAGAAGCACCCCGACGAAAAGGAAGCGTTTCATTATCCTTCGCCGCAGAATCTGACCAAGCAGGAGCTCGCGACGTACAAGCCTCCAAAGAAAGAAGAGCACAAGAAAAAAGAGGAAAAGAAGAAGGAAGAGCCAAAGGCCAAAAAGAAGGAACCACCACCGGACACGACGCCTTTGGTCGCTATCCGCGTGGCCACCGTAAAGGCGCTGCCGACCGACGGTGAATGGCGGCATATCTTCTTCACGTACGATGGATCGGGGCATGCGGCAGGCGTAAGGGTTTTCGTCGATGGCAAAGCAGCGGCGACAGAAGTGGAGACCGACACGCTGAATGGTCAATCCATTCGCACCACCGCGCCGATGCAGCTAGGCTGGCGCTCCCCGGATGCGAATCCCGCGAAGGAGCTGCGCTACCAGGACATTCGCCTTTACGGCCGGGCTCTCGAGCAGAACGAAGTGAGGCGACTTCCCTTTGAAGACTATGTTGCCGAGATTGCCGCGCGGCCCGTGTCGCAGTGGACCGAGGATCAGTGGCACGTCGCGAGCGAGTTCTATTTGAACAACATTGATCCGTCATTCCGCGCAAGCTTCACGGAGATGCACGCGCTGGATGCGCAGCTAGATCAGCTCTCTGCGGGCGGCGATGTCACGCAGGTGGCGTGGGAAAAGCCTACTCTGGCCTATGCTGCTGTGCTCGAGCGAGGCAACTACGCCGCGCGCACGGAACGCGTGGAGGCGAACACGCCGCATTATCTTCCGTCGCTGCCTGCCGATCTTCCGCACAACAGGCTTGCACTCGCGCGATGGACTGTGAACAAGGACAATCCGCTCACCGCACGCGTCACGGTGAACCGCATGTGGTATGAACTTTTCGGCACGGGCATCGTGGAGACGACCGAAGACTTCGGCATCATGGGTCAGCCGCCAACGAATCCCGAGCTTCTGGACTGGCTGGCCGTGGAGTTTCGCGAAAGCGGCTGGAACGTGAAACACATGTACAAGCTGATGGTGATGTCGGCAGCGTATCGGCAAAGCGCGAAGTCAACGCCCGCGCAGCTTGCAAAGGATCCTCGCAACCTGTTGCTCTCGCATGGCCCGCGGTTCCGCATGGACGCCGAGATGCTTCGTGATGTCGCACTCCAGTCCGGCGATCTGCTGGTGGATCGCATTGGCGGCCCGAGCGTGAAGCCTTATCAGCCGGCGAATGTCTGGGAGCAGGTAAGCTATCCCACGAGCGACACACTGGTTTACGTGCAGGACCACGGGGCAGCTCTCTACCGCCGCAGCATGTACACGTATTGGAAGCGCATGGCCTCACCACCGAGCATGGACGCGTTCGACGCACCAGTCCGCGATACGGTCTGCACGCGAAGGCAACGGACCGATACGCCTCTGCAAGCGCTGGTGACGATGAACGACGTGCAGTGGGTGGAAGCCGCGCGTGGG